A genomic stretch from Actinomycetota bacterium includes:
- a CDS encoding DUF1015 domain-containing protein — MFTPFRGTTFTANVAACTSPPYDMIDDAATLRNSSPHNMVRLLLPGTYEESARLLEAWLGEGTLRVDEEPRFYLYTMRYRTGEGSEREARGVIGALALEPIGTRILGHEETMADTGVDRLELLRATRSNLDLIIALSPAPGLPALLEPEGSPRFAFEADGVRHALYDIEGRASAIAETVDRHPLAIADGHHRFTAALEYQASCEGRGGWDAIMTFVAPAQGSGLQIRPIHRFFPVLDVEEIDDVFDVETAPPLPPTVPGSITMVTADESKLLIPKAGPLQALPMSWRKASTAVARELLYPRCGVGEEDAVFHPDPERLIGELAGAPDGAVLLMAAVPEDAVSDAADQGLRFPRKTTLFVPKPRAGLVLRSF, encoded by the coding sequence ATGTTCACACCTTTCCGAGGAACCACGTTCACGGCCAATGTGGCTGCTTGTACCAGCCCGCCATACGACATGATCGACGATGCTGCCACGTTACGTAACTCCTCGCCACACAACATGGTGAGGCTCCTGCTCCCGGGGACGTATGAGGAATCTGCGAGGCTTCTCGAAGCCTGGCTCGGGGAAGGAACGCTGCGAGTCGACGAAGAGCCGCGCTTCTACCTCTACACGATGCGCTACCGGACCGGTGAGGGCAGCGAGCGGGAGGCACGTGGTGTCATCGGTGCCCTTGCTCTCGAACCGATCGGTACTCGGATTCTCGGTCACGAGGAAACGATGGCAGATACCGGAGTGGACCGGTTGGAGCTTCTGCGGGCAACTCGCTCGAATCTCGATCTGATCATTGCTCTCTCTCCGGCACCCGGGCTTCCCGCTCTTCTCGAACCGGAAGGATCTCCACGGTTTGCATTCGAAGCCGACGGCGTCCGTCATGCCCTGTACGACATCGAAGGCCGGGCATCGGCGATTGCCGAAACCGTGGATCGGCATCCTCTCGCCATCGCGGATGGTCACCATCGGTTCACTGCAGCACTCGAGTATCAGGCTTCGTGTGAAGGCCGCGGTGGATGGGACGCAATCATGACCTTCGTGGCACCGGCCCAGGGCAGCGGATTGCAGATACGTCCCATTCACCGGTTCTTTCCGGTTCTTGACGTCGAGGAGATCGACGACGTCTTCGACGTGGAAACGGCCCCTCCGTTGCCGCCGACGGTCCCCGGCTCCATCACGATGGTCACCGCCGACGAATCGAAGCTTCTGATTCCGAAGGCAGGCCCGCTCCAGGCTCTTCCGATGTCATGGAGAAAAGCGAGCACTGCCGTGGCGCGCGAGCTGCTTTATCCGCGGTGTGGTGTCGGAGAAGAAGACGCCGTATTCCATCCGGATCCTGAGCGCTTGATCGGCGAGCTCGCCGGTGCTCCCGACGGAGCGGTTCTGCTCATGGCTGCCGTACCGGAAGACGCAGTCTCGGATGCTGCGGATCAGGGGCTCCGTTTCCCCCGGAAGA
- a CDS encoding HAD-IIA family hydrolase — protein MAGVLVGAERFGNVLCDLNGVLNRDTEAIPHAGDALQRLDDAGFAIVFVTNNSMGTGADVANEIARLNGYAASPDQVITSADAAAALLAPDRPASMVVGGTGIVSALTKRGIPIVDDPSAAEAVVVGLDVHFNYRSLDRAASAIRGGARFIATNTDATFPGPDELRSGAGAIVAAIATASGQTPTVAGKPHSAMRTLVKRRLVPGPVWVVGDRPETDLAMAKAEHWNAALVLTGVLSDPNEIPADLEPELVTASLVEFADILTRDRFSGRR, from the coding sequence ATGGCGGGAGTTCTAGTCGGTGCAGAGCGGTTCGGCAATGTTCTCTGCGATCTCAACGGTGTCCTGAACCGGGACACCGAGGCGATCCCTCACGCCGGGGATGCTCTACAACGACTCGACGATGCGGGATTCGCCATCGTGTTCGTCACGAACAACTCGATGGGAACAGGTGCAGATGTCGCCAACGAGATCGCCCGCCTCAACGGCTACGCGGCCTCACCCGATCAGGTCATCACCTCTGCCGATGCCGCTGCCGCACTTCTTGCACCGGATCGACCGGCTTCGATGGTCGTTGGAGGAACGGGAATCGTGTCGGCGTTGACCAAACGCGGTATCCCCATCGTCGATGACCCTTCCGCCGCCGAAGCCGTGGTCGTGGGACTCGATGTCCATTTCAACTATCGGAGCCTGGACAGGGCGGCGTCTGCCATCCGTGGGGGAGCGCGATTCATTGCCACCAACACGGACGCCACCTTTCCCGGACCAGATGAACTTCGCTCAGGCGCGGGTGCGATCGTCGCCGCGATCGCCACTGCATCCGGGCAAACGCCGACGGTCGCAGGTAAACCTCACTCTGCCATGCGGACCCTCGTGAAACGGCGACTGGTACCGGGTCCCGTGTGGGTAGTGGGGGATCGTCCCGAGACCGATCTGGCCATGGCGAAGGCCGAACATTGGAACGCTGCCTTGGTACTCACGGGTGTCCTCTCGGACCCGAACGAGATTCCAGCCGACCTGGAACCGGAGCTCGTCACCGCCTCTCTCGTCGAGTTCGCCGATATCCTGACACGCGATCGGTTCAGCGGAAGGCGATGA
- a CDS encoding rhomboid family intramembrane serine protease codes for MIPIRDANPGITRPVITWLIIVAAAFVFFFVQPHGERPAFEFAVHHAAIPCELSSASLLDQGDLSGCSATPQPPPLFPDKNLWGSVFVSMFLHANLLHLIGNLWVLWIFGNNVEDAFGKLGYALFYLASGVAATAAFVISNPRAITPLIGASGAIAGVMGAYLVLYPRARVVSVFPILFFLPIALPASVFLLFWFLGQFFVEAAGVAWQAHVGGFLFGVAVAALMRPTLLRRVRRRRIIAFR; via the coding sequence TTGATCCCCATTCGGGACGCGAACCCAGGCATCACTCGTCCTGTCATCACATGGCTGATCATCGTCGCGGCAGCGTTCGTGTTCTTCTTCGTTCAGCCCCACGGTGAGCGACCTGCCTTCGAGTTCGCGGTACACCATGCCGCGATTCCATGTGAGCTCTCCTCGGCTTCACTCCTCGACCAGGGCGATCTTTCGGGCTGCTCGGCCACTCCGCAGCCTCCACCCCTCTTCCCCGACAAGAATCTGTGGGGAAGTGTCTTCGTTTCGATGTTCCTGCATGCGAATCTGCTGCATCTGATCGGCAACCTCTGGGTACTGTGGATTTTCGGCAACAACGTTGAGGATGCGTTCGGCAAACTCGGGTATGCGCTCTTCTATCTGGCCTCGGGAGTGGCAGCGACGGCGGCCTTCGTCATCTCCAACCCGAGAGCGATCACGCCGTTGATAGGTGCCTCGGGCGCAATCGCCGGTGTGATGGGTGCCTACCTCGTTCTCTATCCGAGAGCGCGGGTCGTGTCGGTGTTCCCGATCCTCTTCTTCCTTCCGATCGCGCTCCCTGCTTCGGTCTTTCTGCTCTTCTGGTTCCTCGGCCAGTTCTTCGTCGAAGCGGCAGGTGTCGCATGGCAGGCACACGTCGGAGGGTTCCTCTTCGGCGTTGCGGTGGCGGCCCTCATGCGACCAACACTGCTCAGACGGGTTCGCCGGCGGCGCATCATCGCCTTCCGCTGA
- a CDS encoding TlyA family RNA methyltransferase yields the protein MTRRRLDVELVRRGIAASRSEAQAAIESGKVMVGGVPTPKPSTMVDGSSSLRLARRSSRFVSRGGEKLAGALATFEVAVAGRHCLDAGASTGGFTDCLLQAGASSVVALDVGYGQLAWRIRQDPRVRVVERTNLRHVDPAAIEAPFEVIVADLSFISLCTVAPILAACSAEDTDFVLLVKPQFEAGKGKVGKGGIVRDPRVHVEVLNKVIHCLEQAGIGARELIRSPLRGAGGNVEFLLWARWGRVTVNDEKVEKVVHA from the coding sequence CTGACCAGGCGTAGGCTCGATGTCGAGCTCGTTCGCAGAGGGATTGCTGCAAGCCGCAGCGAAGCCCAGGCCGCCATCGAATCGGGAAAAGTGATGGTTGGAGGAGTGCCGACCCCGAAGCCGTCCACCATGGTGGACGGCTCATCATCCCTACGTCTCGCTCGGAGGTCGTCGCGATTCGTCTCTCGAGGCGGCGAGAAACTTGCCGGGGCCCTCGCCACATTCGAAGTAGCAGTTGCCGGGAGACACTGTCTCGATGCAGGAGCGTCGACAGGTGGATTCACCGATTGTCTGCTCCAGGCGGGAGCTTCATCGGTCGTCGCCTTGGACGTGGGGTACGGACAGTTGGCGTGGAGGATCCGACAGGACCCGAGGGTGCGGGTCGTGGAGAGAACCAACCTCCGTCACGTGGACCCCGCCGCCATCGAAGCTCCGTTCGAGGTGATCGTCGCCGACCTCTCCTTCATCTCCCTCTGCACCGTTGCTCCGATCCTCGCCGCTTGCAGCGCCGAGGACACAGACTTCGTCCTGCTGGTGAAACCGCAGTTCGAAGCAGGAAAGGGCAAGGTTGGCAAGGGCGGGATCGTGCGCGACCCTAGGGTGCATGTGGAAGTTCTCAACAAGGTGATCCACTGTCTCGAGCAAGCAGGTATCGGTGCAAGGGAGCTGATTCGCTCTCCCCTCCGGGGAGCAGGCGGGAATGTCGAGTTCTTGCTCTGGGCAAGATGGGGACGTGTGACGGTGAATGACGAGAAAGTCGAAAAGGTGGTGCACGCGTGA
- a CDS encoding NAD(+)/NADH kinase yields the protein MRLTMVVHERRPQAGAVAQHFREGCLQRGIEVVDQDAEHVDAVIAIGGDGTVLRAARIALESGAALLGVNVGRKGFLADVEPTGLPDALDVLASGVWRESARMTIQARMNAGEAAVGINDVVVEKTGGHSIISIEVRVNGERFIDYHADGLVFATPTGSTAYNLSAGGPLMDPEVEALIMSPVAPHSLFSKSVILHPDTEIRCTVVADRPAGVSVDGRDLGTAYNGDMIIIERGFAQVRFIDISGTSFPRRVKDKFHLNEDRRSVSG from the coding sequence GTGAGGCTGACGATGGTCGTACACGAGCGGCGTCCACAGGCGGGAGCCGTGGCGCAGCACTTCCGGGAAGGCTGCCTACAGCGAGGCATCGAAGTCGTCGACCAGGACGCAGAGCACGTTGACGCGGTCATCGCCATCGGTGGCGACGGAACGGTCCTGCGCGCGGCGAGGATCGCACTCGAGTCGGGTGCCGCGCTCCTCGGAGTCAACGTCGGACGGAAGGGATTCCTGGCCGATGTCGAACCGACAGGACTTCCCGACGCGCTCGACGTGTTGGCGTCGGGCGTGTGGCGCGAATCGGCCCGCATGACGATCCAGGCGCGCATGAACGCAGGAGAAGCCGCTGTGGGCATCAACGATGTCGTGGTCGAAAAGACCGGAGGGCACAGCATCATCTCGATCGAGGTACGCGTCAACGGTGAACGGTTCATCGACTATCACGCTGATGGCCTCGTGTTCGCCACCCCGACCGGTTCGACCGCCTACAACCTCTCTGCCGGTGGGCCACTGATGGATCCAGAGGTCGAGGCGCTGATCATGTCACCGGTTGCACCGCATTCGTTGTTCTCGAAGTCGGTGATCCTGCATCCCGATACCGAGATCAGATGCACGGTGGTCGCCGACAGGCCTGCCGGCGTCAGTGTGGACGGACGAGATCTCGGAACGGCGTACAACGGCGACATGATCATCATCGAACGCGGATTCGCACAGGTTCGTTTCATCGACATTTCGGGTACGTCGTTCCCCCGGCGCGTGAAGGACAAGTTCCATCTCAACGAGGACAGAAGGTCGGTGAGCGGCTGA
- a CDS encoding AAA family ATPase, with protein MLDELKVQNLGILDDVNIEPGPGLVVVSGETGAGKTMLLGALRLLMGQRVPTDTIGPRAGEAMVEGRFVIDQEETVLARRVAHGRSRAYIDGHMVPARVLEQRTQSLIEIIGQHDRLKFARPGAMRNFVDAGGISRSALELYRDAWRKVKGLEADLAALGGDRRALERERDLLSYQHNDIMSAGFQAGDDETLHQSVVRLRNAGELTERLSRVQAALEEAMTAAGSAIDELRAVASLDPSTAPLVTETDEVAVRASEVFTQVRLLMEGIEHDPAALELLEQRIARLSDLRRKYGATLDDVLSFGAQVHDRLEQLDRLLSRADATGDELDEARKELSAAGRALLLARQQAAAGIEAEAAEHLRELGFSNATLHLVVEDAEAGANGADTVHVLFASDDRLTPGPIDRVASGGELSRIVLALHLAADVGRVPIVAFDEIDAGVGGETALALGRKLAKLAINRQVLCVTHLPQVAAFAERHFVVTRDGTRARVESVEGDDRLRELSRMLAGLPESEQGQRHAEELIATAQGYDG; from the coding sequence ATGCTCGATGAGTTGAAGGTTCAGAACCTCGGCATCCTCGATGATGTCAACATCGAGCCTGGTCCGGGATTGGTGGTCGTCAGCGGTGAGACCGGCGCAGGAAAGACCATGCTCCTCGGAGCGTTGCGCCTGTTGATGGGCCAACGCGTGCCCACCGACACGATCGGGCCACGGGCAGGAGAAGCCATGGTCGAGGGCCGGTTCGTCATCGATCAGGAGGAAACGGTGCTTGCACGGCGCGTCGCACATGGACGGAGCCGCGCCTACATCGACGGGCACATGGTGCCGGCGCGTGTGCTCGAACAGCGGACGCAGTCGCTCATCGAGATCATTGGCCAGCACGATCGGCTGAAGTTCGCCCGGCCGGGTGCGATGCGCAACTTCGTCGACGCCGGGGGGATCTCGCGTTCCGCGCTCGAGCTCTACCGGGACGCATGGCGCAAGGTGAAGGGACTCGAAGCAGACCTTGCGGCACTTGGAGGCGACCGTCGTGCCTTGGAACGCGAACGCGATCTCCTCTCGTACCAGCACAACGACATCATGTCTGCCGGTTTCCAGGCCGGCGATGACGAAACCTTGCACCAAAGTGTCGTTCGCCTGCGCAATGCAGGGGAACTGACCGAGCGCCTCTCGAGAGTACAGGCGGCACTCGAAGAAGCCATGACGGCCGCCGGATCGGCGATCGACGAATTGAGGGCCGTCGCAAGCCTCGACCCGTCGACGGCCCCACTGGTCACCGAAACCGACGAGGTGGCCGTACGTGCGAGTGAAGTGTTCACCCAGGTGCGCCTGCTCATGGAAGGTATCGAGCACGATCCTGCCGCACTCGAGCTGCTGGAACAGCGCATTGCACGCCTGTCCGATTTGCGTCGCAAGTACGGCGCCACGCTCGACGATGTGCTCAGTTTCGGTGCGCAGGTGCACGACAGACTCGAGCAGTTGGATCGACTCTTGAGCCGGGCGGATGCGACCGGAGACGAGCTGGACGAAGCGAGGAAAGAACTCTCGGCGGCGGGCAGAGCCCTCCTCCTCGCTCGGCAGCAGGCGGCAGCCGGCATCGAGGCGGAAGCGGCGGAGCACCTTCGCGAACTGGGGTTCTCCAACGCCACGCTTCATCTGGTGGTGGAGGATGCAGAAGCCGGGGCGAACGGAGCCGACACCGTCCACGTTCTCTTCGCGTCGGATGACCGGCTGACCCCCGGACCCATCGATCGTGTTGCATCCGGAGGAGAGCTGAGCCGAATCGTGCTTGCTCTTCACCTGGCTGCAGACGTCGGACGCGTTCCCATCGTCGCCTTCGACGAGATCGACGCGGGCGTCGGCGGCGAGACGGCGCTTGCGCTGGGGAGGAAGCTGGCGAAACTCGCGATCAACCGTCAGGTACTTTGTGTCACACACCTTCCGCAGGTCGCCGCCTTCGCGGAGCGCCACTTCGTCGTCACCAGGGATGGGACCCGAGCACGCGTCGAGAGCGTGGAGGGGGACGACCGGTTGCGGGAGTTGTCGAGGATGCTGGCCGGACTACCCGAATCGGAGCAGGGTCAGAGGCATGCCGAAGAGCTGATCGCCACTGCGCAGGGATATGATGGCTGA
- a CDS encoding CTP synthase, translating to MAKYVFVTGGVVSSLGKGITASSLGRLLKARGLRVVNQKLDPYINVDPGTMNPFQHGEVFVTDDGGETDLDLGHYERFTGENLRRDSNVTTGSVYLSVIQKERRGDYLGGTVQVIPHITNEIKSRIRRIGDRDDIDVVITEVGGTVGDIESLPFLEAIRQLRKDLGEHNTVYVHVTLVPYISASEELKTKPTQHSVAELRSRGIHPDVIVIRSDREVGADAIQKISLFCDVDREAVINALDAPSIYEVPLALHAAGLDDVVTRRLDLETPPPDLANWSAMVERARKATRPVTIGLVGKYVDLPDAYLSVVEALRHAAAGTDVKLDLKWIPSDDMGGLLAPEHLAGVDGIVVPGGFGIRGIEGKISAIRYARETGIPFLGLCLGLQCAVIEFSRSVLGLADADSAEFNPTTTNPVIDLMESQQDVSDMGGTMRLGLYPAKLAEGSLARRLYEQELIYERHRHRYEVNNRYRKDLENGGMRLSGTAPDDSLVEIIELPGHPFFIASQFHPEFKSRPDEPHPLFLGLIRAAIARRATAGPAVETVGIPEPQNR from the coding sequence GTGGCGAAGTACGTGTTCGTAACGGGTGGTGTGGTCTCCAGTCTCGGGAAGGGGATCACCGCATCCTCCCTTGGAAGACTCCTCAAAGCACGGGGTCTGCGCGTCGTAAACCAGAAGCTGGATCCGTACATCAACGTCGATCCTGGAACGATGAACCCCTTCCAACATGGCGAGGTGTTCGTTACCGACGATGGCGGAGAAACCGACCTCGACCTCGGGCACTACGAGCGTTTCACCGGTGAGAACCTCCGTCGTGATTCCAACGTCACGACCGGTTCCGTGTACCTGTCCGTCATCCAGAAGGAACGTCGTGGTGATTATCTCGGCGGCACCGTGCAGGTGATCCCGCACATCACAAACGAGATCAAATCCCGGATCCGGCGAATCGGCGATCGCGACGACATCGACGTGGTCATCACGGAGGTGGGTGGCACCGTTGGCGACATCGAGAGCCTGCCGTTCCTGGAGGCGATCCGCCAACTTCGCAAAGATCTCGGAGAGCACAACACCGTGTATGTCCACGTGACACTCGTTCCCTACATCTCGGCCTCGGAGGAACTGAAGACCAAACCGACACAGCATTCGGTGGCCGAGCTGCGAAGCCGTGGCATCCACCCCGACGTGATCGTCATCCGGTCCGACCGCGAGGTCGGGGCCGACGCCATCCAAAAGATCAGCCTCTTTTGTGATGTCGATCGTGAAGCCGTCATCAACGCTCTAGATGCTCCCAGCATCTACGAGGTCCCCCTCGCATTGCACGCGGCCGGTCTCGACGACGTCGTCACCAGACGCCTCGACCTGGAGACGCCGCCTCCCGACCTCGCCAACTGGAGCGCAATGGTCGAACGTGCGCGAAAGGCCACCAGGCCCGTCACGATCGGCCTCGTAGGCAAGTATGTCGATCTGCCGGACGCATACCTGTCGGTCGTCGAGGCCCTGCGCCACGCTGCCGCCGGTACGGATGTGAAGCTCGACCTGAAATGGATTCCGAGCGACGACATGGGCGGGCTTCTCGCTCCTGAGCATCTTGCGGGCGTGGATGGCATCGTGGTCCCGGGGGGATTCGGGATTCGAGGAATCGAAGGAAAGATCTCGGCCATCCGATACGCGCGGGAGACCGGTATCCCGTTCCTTGGCTTGTGCCTCGGATTGCAGTGTGCCGTCATCGAGTTCTCCCGGTCGGTTCTCGGCTTGGCGGACGCCGACAGCGCCGAATTCAACCCGACGACGACAAACCCGGTCATCGATCTGATGGAGAGCCAGCAGGATGTCTCGGACATGGGTGGAACCATGCGACTTGGTCTCTACCCGGCGAAGCTTGCAGAAGGGTCTCTCGCCCGCCGTCTCTACGAGCAGGAGCTGATCTACGAACGCCATCGGCACCGTTACGAGGTGAACAACCGGTACCGCAAAGATCTCGAGAACGGCGGCATGCGACTTTCGGGCACCGCCCCAGACGACTCGCTGGTGGAGATCATCGAGCTTCCCGGGCACCCGTTCTTCATCGCATCGCAGTTCCATCCCGAATTCAAGTCGAGGCCAGATGAGCCACATCCGCTGTTCCTCGGCCTGATTCGCGCCGCGATCGCGAGGAGGGCGACAGCCGGTCCCGCCGTCGAGACGGTCGGGATTCCAGAACCGCAAAACCGGTGA
- a CDS encoding NUDIX hydrolase has translation MKSLRLIGRRFLAAGSFLDFERLHYAASDGRHAAREIVHHPGAVAVVPVLGDEVILIAQDRIPVGDRLLEIPAGKRDKTDEPLEVTAIRECEEEIGFRPRRLTPLGSFYTTPGFSDERIWLFKGEDLEAVPVRPQGPEEEMAEIVRLPISEALRRVDDGEILDVKTLIGLHSLRREFRP, from the coding sequence GTGAAGTCGCTGCGCCTGATCGGTCGACGATTCCTCGCCGCCGGCTCGTTCCTCGACTTCGAACGGCTGCACTACGCCGCCTCCGACGGCCGCCATGCCGCCAGAGAGATCGTGCACCATCCCGGCGCCGTCGCCGTCGTTCCGGTCTTGGGAGACGAGGTCATTCTGATCGCCCAGGATCGAATTCCGGTCGGAGATCGGCTGCTGGAGATCCCTGCGGGTAAACGCGACAAGACCGATGAGCCGCTCGAAGTGACTGCCATACGAGAATGTGAAGAGGAGATCGGCTTTCGACCGCGACGTTTGACACCGCTGGGCAGTTTCTATACGACCCCGGGTTTCAGTGACGAGAGGATCTGGTTGTTCAAGGGCGAAGATCTGGAAGCGGTGCCGGTCCGACCGCAGGGACCGGAGGAAGAGATGGCGGAGATCGTGCGCCTGCCAATCTCCGAAGCGCTGCGTAGGGTTGACGATGGAGAGATCCTGGATGTGAAGACCTTGATCGGACTTCACTCGTTGAGAAGGGAGTTCAGACCGTGA